The genomic stretch gagagagagagagatagagagagaggagagagagagagagagagagagagagagagagagagagagaggagagagagagagagagaggagcgagagagcgagagagatagagagagatagagagagagcgagagagagagagagagagagatagagatagagagaggagagagagagatagagagagagaatctagagagagagagagagagagagagagagagagagagagcgagagagagaggagagagagagagagaagagagagagagagagagagagatctcTAGAGAGAGAGATCTCTAGAGAAGAGAGCTGAGAGAGGAAATAGAggagagagagagatagagaagagagaagagagagatagaGAGCCTCTCTCGAGAGTCTAGATCTAGAGAGAGAGAGATCTCTCTAGAAGAGAggagaggagagagagagagtattCCTTTTACAAAAAATGTATTGATGGTTTCATATTCATGTGTCTATTAATATATGTAAATGTTATACAAAAAACCTCTATTTTATAGTATACTACTCACATCTATTATTTGTTGTGCAAGGTTCATCCTAGTTTATATGGAGATAGCCAACTTCGACTAACTAGTCATTGGACGGTAAGAATGTAGATGTAATacattaaataattaaaaatacaTTATGTGATGAAAAAATACATAATTTGATAATCTTCAAACTCACTTTTATATAAACATTCAGGCTGATAGTTACAAAAAAACTGGATGTTACAATACTGTTTGTCCGGGCTTTTTGCAAGTCAATCCTGATAAAGATTACGCTCTTGGTTCTGTCTCGCATCCTACTAGTTCGATTGGATCACTAGACAAATTCATTGGTCATTTCAAAATCAAACAGGTAAAAGTTTGATTTTGAATGTATTTAAATATATTATAATATGTTTTTACCAATTATTACAACAAAAGTTACAATATTTTTTAAAttgtattatatatatatatatatatatatatatatatatatattatatatatatatatatatatatatatatatatatatatatatatctatatatatataaattttaattaaaattttcaaataaaaaagtgaTAATTAAATAGACGGCCTAAAATATTTACAATTTATTACGCGTTAATATTTTTTAGTTAATCTTACTATGTTTGGTTAATATCATATCCTAATAACTTATCTAATTATATATTATTTGCTTAAATATATGTAGGATCGAACTACAGGTCATTGGTGGTTAATTATTCCAAAGGGATCAGTTTATATTGGATATTGGCCAAAAGAATTATTCACTCACTTAAGAAAAGGAAGCTCTTTAATAAGGTTTGGAGGCCAAACCTATGCCCCACCTAATAAGAATAGTCCTCCTATGGGTAGTGGAAGACTTCCGAAAGAAAGATTCAGAAACTCGGGTTTCATGGGATTACTAAAGATTATTGATTCAGAATAtaatgaaaatgacataaaacCTAAAGATATGAAGCGGTATACCGATACCAATTTAGATTGTTATGACTTGTGGTACCGTGGTTATGAAGGATCTCAGTATAAACAAGCTTTTCTTTATGGTGGTCCAGGAGGACAAAATTGTGATGTATGATTGTGTTGTCAACTTTATAAATAAAATTGTTTCTTAATATGAGTAAAGATCGCTTTTCTTTATAACTAATTGTTTATGAACAATACATTGTGTATTTATAGAGTGTATGATCTATAAAATATCTAAACATGATGAATCATGTAGTTTATAGATTTCCTATAACCAACTCCTAACCACTTACATTAAAACATAATAGTTATAACCATAATCAAATAAACTAGCTTTCATAAGTGATAAAAAAACTAAATGTGTTTGATATTGTGTAATATTCCCCAACACCAGAGGATGATATATGCTAATCTTCATTAATTTTTATAAAAGTACATGGAATGGTTGAGGTAGTCGAGGCTTGGTGAAGAAATCGACTAGTTGATTTTTTTATAGAAAATCTATAATAACTTGAATGTGCAAGCTTGATGCTTTTCCTCTGAAAATATgagaataaatctccaaatgtTAGGTATTATCATGGAAGAATGAGTTGGCTATAATGTGAATGAAATTAAGGCTCTAAAAAAGAAGAAGAGGTGGTTTAGAGCTAGATACTTGAAGGTCTTATAGGAGGTAAAAAAATATGGTAAAAAATATTATCAACCTAAAAGAAAAATAGATGATATGAGTTTTGTACCTAGAAGCACATTATCCAAATGATCAACTAGATAATGGACTAGTGATGTTAATAACTGTAACCCTGGTTTCTTCTAAGGAACATAAAGGAATATAAATCAAGTTATACATGCATGAAAGCAAGGTTAAAGAACAGAAGCAACATGGAACATAAATTGTGTTGTTGTAAGATGCTCGACGAAATCTCCACATCCATTCGCACTAAATAAAGGTCTAAGTGAACTCTTCTATGTCTTTTTTTTCCAGAACTTTAAGGTGTATTTTGAACAGACAATGTGGAAAATAATTGATACTGCTTCAAAATATCAACCTCATTTGCAGAGAATTTCAAAGTATTTAAAAAGAGAGAAGAAACTAGAAAAGTACCTATAAAAGAAATTCCTTCACAATAATTTCTATAATTCACGAGTGCTAAATTACTATTCATATTATAATAGCACAAAATTTACCATCCAAATATTCATGCACAAAAATACAGTAAGTCAAAAATATTCAATTAATCATCTATATTGCATTGTATTTATAATAAGCATACAACTTTCAGAGTCTCCATTTTGCTGAAAAAGTACATGCTATAAATTGAGAACTATACACATTACCTTTAATTTTTCTTAAATACTAGCCCAAGATAACAAGATTTCCTTTATTTATTGGTTAGATTGGTTTTCAAATATTTTTGACAGATGGATTTCCCTTTTGACTTCATATTCTGCTAAGTAGTTCTTAAGATgcttgtaagaccctaattttgaccctaagatccctcatggcatcatatcattgctctttgcattttgcctcaaggatcatagcatcttggctcctttacccttgggttgggacttgtgtgagtgggtttgagaccaccaaacatgcttgaattttatattatttcttttcttattttgattactaaccaaaagcacaaaaatatgtcactaacttgttttgttttgaagctcaagcagtcatgtgatccaaggctcctaggaggctcctatgcccattgaagtggccagatgaagatgaaagcaagcatgacaatggttccaaaagctctcaatcatcatatatgtctcccaagtatctcaatttgtcaatttgatcaagataaaccaaagggcttgaggattgtttcccaaggaaaccctaattcaactgtgcattggttgtgtcttgctcatgaagcaacctcaacctatgatcaaataaaatcaagggaagttctttaattcatcattttatgcatataggagcctatgtgagtgtcctcaatcattcattcatcacgatttgaagtttggctttgagaagttgatcagttaaatcatctgactattttgaaatccactgagacctaacttttgatgtgtttgtcaaatgaagatgaccccaagagaaaacatgttcttaggaaccatattaacaactttcaggttcatcaaaattccatttgaaacttggaaggtcatcattcatttcaaaacattataggtcattttgactgaaaccttaattttgggtcaacttcccaaggacataactccttcattttttatgattttgaggtgagactaagtgcattggaaagtttaagatgtctacttcaaattttatgttggacaaagtttcataatactaaaataaacacatgtgataatacaaaacattataggtcactttggaccaaagccattgaaatgtgaaaaagtccaactttaagtgcccataactttctcatcaaaactccaaatgatgcaaaatttaagtccaaattgattgtcttgaaaagatctataacttttatgttgaaggttttgtcatttgaggcttgcatcactgaaacagaagggcttgaagttgttcatttttggcaaatttttcacatacatgttttgtaccttgaacttcatggataattttcaatattttccacactccaaattgtagcggggtattcgttaccactagagatattgactaaatccaaggtaaaccatacaagtcgagtcgccaccgcacttttatttatccaaaggaatggttagaaagccaacaaaaacctaaaagttttatcgaatcaaaaactagtaaaaatgtcagagatcggggtaagggggttggttatgaaatgggaaggttttaagcacccaaaacatcctaggtactcctagggagcccttttcacacttgttataaggttggtattttgtgaaaatttatttgggcaaacatgattgaagagatgagaagagaatatacaagttatttacattttgtgtttgaatggataaacccattgcctacgtaccatcttaaaaagattaggatcaaaacctcgtagttcggagtaacaatctcaaaaacaagttggtgaattgattggtccaaaagccttaaggtcttttgttatccaagggagaaaactcaacctaaaaccacaaatccaccatgtgaggagagcttcaacatgctagtgaggggttaaccctgtaataagcatggaagactcattgtccatcactaaggatataggtgagtattacatctacctcaaggataactcaaacctaatagctaaaggttatgaaaaagtttttgattaagaaagtggccattgaaaccataaaagtatttgaatgagttgtatttaccaatgaaaagtatttacaaagtgtggtcaaagttgacttaaaggttcaat from Lathyrus oleraceus cultivar Zhongwan6 chromosome 7, CAAS_Psat_ZW6_1.0, whole genome shotgun sequence encodes the following:
- the LOC127101504 gene encoding uncharacterized protein LOC127101504, whose protein sequence is MDLLIVFLVLSLCIPYCQIDARNNILLDGENHFTQSNSLMKTQRQMEGDFDCVDIYKQPTLQHPLLKNHKIQLYPTFANNTMQSKPFYGKIVDACSPGKVPIYNRRKIDQTITNSSSRFQIDDFRPYSKSSPGYHTVTLDTIQNMIFHGASAGIGAYNLSLQANQYSISSIWLESGPPMELNSIKVGVGVHPSLYGDSQLRLTSHWTADSYKKTGCYNTVCPGFLQVNPDKDYALGSVSHPTSSIGSLDKFIGHFKIKQDRTTGHWWLIIPKGSVYIGYWPKELFTHLRKGSSLIRFGGQTYAPPNKNSPPMGSGRLPKERFRNSGFMGLLKIIDSEYNENDIKPKDMKRYTDTNLDCYDLWYRGYEGSQYKQAFLYGGPGGQNCDV